One Prevotella melaninogenica DNA window includes the following coding sequences:
- the drt3a gene encoding antiviral reverse transcriptase Drt3a produces MYSLLFSPHNLYSCTTQSERRNGRLNKEEFAEKVDFIIGEKINEGTYYFNIKQRWDLFLNNHPKDSMEFLCQDLVLRKLYNNIKRIYGIEQSNRNQIVKQMVSLLREEACKWVIRLDIRHFYESIERERLINRFVEDGRLNYQSIYLLKNLFSNSSISKIKGLPRGLNISSVMSELYMKYFDLEIRRMDGVFYYARFVDDIIIFCSSSNSQENVWTKVPELLDKLGLQLNESKSYKGDNDQEDLNLTYLGYTFILKKNNDLEIAIADKKVNVIKTRITKSFVRFAKDGNFIKLKNRIKFLTGNITINNPSTLLPIRIGIYFNYNMITSRASLYELDKYYQKLLHCRTGRLGLKLKKKFNANQVEELSKYSFVFGFEKHVRHYFTSATIADITNCWR; encoded by the coding sequence GACTTCATAATTGGTGAAAAAATAAATGAAGGGACATATTATTTTAATATAAAACAAAGATGGGATTTATTTCTTAATAATCATCCCAAAGATTCTATGGAATTTCTTTGTCAAGATTTGGTGTTACGTAAATTGTATAATAATATTAAACGTATATATGGAATAGAGCAGTCTAATCGTAATCAGATAGTCAAGCAGATGGTCTCTTTGTTGAGAGAAGAGGCTTGTAAGTGGGTTATTCGCCTTGACATACGGCATTTTTATGAGTCTATTGAACGTGAGAGACTTATTAATCGTTTTGTAGAAGATGGACGTTTGAATTATCAGTCAATATATCTTCTTAAAAATCTCTTTTCTAATTCAAGTATTTCCAAAATAAAAGGATTACCTCGTGGGTTGAATATAAGTTCTGTGATGTCTGAACTTTATATGAAGTATTTCGATTTGGAAATCCGCAGAATGGATGGCGTATTCTATTATGCGCGATTTGTTGATGATATAATAATCTTTTGTAGTAGTAGTAATTCACAAGAGAATGTTTGGACGAAAGTTCCTGAATTATTGGATAAACTGGGATTGCAACTTAATGAATCTAAATCATACAAGGGTGATAATGATCAGGAAGATTTAAATCTTACCTATCTTGGTTATACTTTTATTCTTAAAAAAAATAATGATTTAGAAATAGCAATAGCAGATAAGAAAGTAAATGTTATAAAGACTCGTATAACAAAGAGTTTTGTGCGATTTGCTAAAGATGGAAATTTTATCAAGTTGAAGAATAGAATTAAATTTCTTACGGGCAATATCACTATTAATAATCCTTCTACTTTATTACCAATTAGAATTGGAATCTATTTTAATTATAATATGATAACTTCAAGGGCTTCATTATATGAGCTTGATAAGTACTATCAGAAATTACTGCATTGTAGAACGGGACGTTTGGGATTAAAATTAAAGAAAAAATTTAACGCAAATCAAGTAGAAGAGTTATCTAAATATTCTTTTGTTTTTGGTTTTGAAAAGCATGTAAGACATTATTTTACATCTGCAACGATTGCGGACATAACTAATTGCTGGCGATGA
- the drt3b gene encoding antiviral reverse transcriptase Drt3b codes for MSKNIDLNNKYRVLLTEVLPYEIPLMLDNEGFYLNMQDKELQDIFYQTFQGKLKKWTIPFDYSVRKYGGDKSRKLSLMHPYIQVECAKFYESHDYYMLSLCSNSPFSIRYISERAKCIFKVEESETKEEENQNRIEILDEEVDKLYRSYFSYKRYDMMYKFFTSGDYLRLEQKYSHLMKMDIARCFYHIYTHTIAWAVKGKKQAKELIGKETFENAFDTLMQHANYNETNGIIVGPEISRIFAEVILQRIDINVVNRLKQSPYSLTLGRDYEVRRYIDDHYIYANNEETLCSILDVYKDELQLYKLYINESKLEFLKRPFVSDVAVAKKELAELKNSISERWLVKDEKGKYKHSIKNEMSSFSSIVNKFCSITYRYNQKYGTLNRYFLTLISSQLCEESNKEYASEATGKLLLMYLEVAFYVFSLDMNVSASIKLCRILYELHKWAEKCIDKTILPELENRIFREIKRCLDIYEVNKKNDEINLEALNLLLCLSRIMQTSISRTQLLRLFNINKGGIDEYKQQNYFQICTLLYIIGWDKTYDDIKKNILEEIKRRVKEENSMWHADTVMLFFDAIVCPFFEESERKEILKEVCGNPASVDKKLELYNKTGRWFFNWDKRCDLSNLLSKKEYHSPYE; via the coding sequence ATGAGTAAGAATATAGATTTAAACAATAAATATAGAGTTCTTCTAACAGAAGTCTTACCATATGAGATACCTTTAATGCTTGATAATGAAGGGTTCTATCTTAATATGCAAGATAAAGAATTACAAGATATATTCTATCAGACTTTTCAAGGGAAACTTAAAAAGTGGACAATCCCTTTCGATTACTCTGTTCGTAAATATGGTGGAGATAAGAGTCGTAAACTTAGTTTAATGCATCCCTATATTCAGGTAGAATGCGCAAAATTTTACGAAAGTCATGATTATTATATGCTCTCACTTTGTAGTAATAGCCCTTTTTCTATTCGCTATATATCAGAGCGTGCAAAATGTATATTCAAGGTAGAAGAATCGGAAACTAAGGAGGAGGAGAACCAGAACCGTATAGAGATATTAGATGAAGAAGTAGATAAATTATATCGTTCGTATTTCAGTTATAAGCGTTACGATATGATGTATAAGTTTTTTACCAGTGGTGATTATCTTCGCTTGGAACAAAAGTATTCCCATCTGATGAAGATGGACATTGCTCGTTGCTTCTATCATATATATACTCATACTATTGCATGGGCTGTTAAGGGCAAAAAACAAGCTAAAGAGCTAATCGGAAAAGAAACCTTTGAAAATGCCTTTGACACCCTTATGCAGCATGCAAACTACAATGAAACGAATGGAATAATTGTTGGTCCAGAGATCTCTCGAATATTTGCAGAAGTTATATTGCAACGTATTGATATAAATGTGGTTAATCGCCTAAAGCAATCACCATATTCATTAACGCTCGGTCGTGATTATGAAGTTAGAAGATATATTGATGACCATTATATTTATGCAAATAATGAAGAAACACTTTGCTCTATATTAGATGTTTACAAAGATGAACTTCAGTTGTATAAGCTTTATATTAACGAGAGTAAACTTGAGTTTTTAAAGCGACCTTTTGTTTCAGATGTTGCAGTTGCAAAAAAAGAACTTGCAGAACTAAAAAATAGTATTTCTGAGCGGTGGTTAGTGAAGGATGAAAAAGGCAAATATAAACATTCTATAAAGAATGAGATGAGTTCTTTTTCATCCATCGTAAATAAATTTTGTTCAATTACATATAGATATAATCAAAAATATGGAACACTAAATCGATATTTTCTTACATTGATAAGCTCACAGCTATGTGAAGAATCTAATAAAGAATACGCCAGTGAGGCAACGGGTAAACTACTTTTGATGTATCTTGAAGTTGCCTTTTATGTTTTCTCTTTGGATATGAATGTATCTGCATCTATAAAGCTGTGCCGCATACTATATGAACTTCATAAATGGGCAGAGAAATGTATTGACAAAACAATATTACCAGAATTAGAGAATAGAATTTTTCGTGAAATAAAACGATGTTTGGATATTTATGAGGTTAATAAAAAAAACGATGAGATTAATCTTGAAGCGCTTAATTTATTACTATGCCTCAGTCGTATAATGCAAACATCCATATCGCGAACACAATTACTTAGACTCTTTAATATAAATAAGGGAGGTATAGACGAATATAAACAACAAAACTACTTCCAGATATGTACTCTATTATATATTATAGGTTGGGATAAAACCTATGATGATATCAAAAAAAATATCTTAGAAGAAATAAAACGTCGAGTAAAAGAAGAGAATTCGATGTGGCACGCAGATACAGTAATGCTTTTTTTTGATGCTATAGTTTGCCCTTTTTTTGAAGAGAGTGAGAGGAAAGAGATTTTGAAAGAAGTATGTGGTAATCCAGCATCAGTAGATAAAAAACTAGAGTTATACAATAAAACAGGGAGATGGTTTTTCAATTGGGATAAAAGATGTGATTTGTCAAACTTATTATCTAAGAAAGAATACCATTCTCCATACGAGTAA
- a CDS encoding IS1634 family transposase: MHANVQTRFNPATGDMAPYYRIKESYRDVQGHVHSLILLNIGFEPSLTAVQVRKIAYALTERFKNRSTPSLFKEHLDGLTPIEQAKADEWWIRMEKEGGIDRFNKEEQKSLRKYENYIDLETANYTDARNVGAEWLCKQTIDKLQLEGFLRKNGWTENAIHTALSALIVRTVYAVSERSSYYYLRDNSAAAELYSGVPGWTPGINSLYKITDKLYELKEQLERHLCSVTDDLFNIDNKLMLFDLTNFYFEGSKRNSDKAKFGRSKEKRSDCKLLVLALCINKEGFIRYSSILEGNTADSKSLPNMIDTLAKRNPSRTKDTLVVMDAGVATEENLELIKKKGYNYLCVSRTQMKDYTLSDDNKSVTVMDARRQKITLKEVKTEDDKDYYLEITSPSKAMTESSMNRVWRERFEMELQRINEGISKKGGTKTYEKVVERTGRAIQKYPSIAKFYQISYIKNEKKPKQMLRVDWEIKDLSAMESGHGVYFLRSNVRTLSERVTWEYYNLIREIECTNRQLKNDLNLRPIYHQKDERSDAHLFFGLLAYWVVNTIRCQLKREGESCYWTEIVRRMSIQKLVTTKGKNPLGETIEMRQCSSPSKQAKQIYDKLNLKHSPFKKNKICRTQSP; the protein is encoded by the coding sequence ATGCACGCAAATGTACAGACACGATTCAACCCTGCCACAGGGGACATGGCTCCTTATTATCGCATCAAGGAGTCATATCGTGACGTGCAGGGTCATGTACATTCGCTAATTCTGTTGAACATCGGGTTCGAACCTTCACTTACTGCTGTACAGGTTCGAAAAATTGCATACGCTCTTACCGAACGCTTCAAAAATAGAAGTACACCCTCGCTTTTCAAAGAACATCTTGACGGTCTTACTCCTATTGAACAGGCAAAGGCTGACGAATGGTGGATCCGTATGGAGAAAGAAGGTGGAATCGATCGGTTTAATAAGGAAGAGCAGAAGTCGCTGAGAAAATATGAGAACTATATTGACCTTGAGACGGCAAACTATACTGACGCAAGGAATGTTGGTGCAGAGTGGCTCTGCAAGCAGACAATAGACAAGCTACAATTAGAGGGTTTTCTGCGCAAAAACGGCTGGACGGAGAATGCGATACACACGGCTTTGTCAGCATTGATTGTTCGCACGGTATATGCAGTTTCTGAACGTTCATCTTATTATTATTTGCGCGATAACTCGGCTGCCGCTGAACTTTATAGTGGAGTTCCTGGCTGGACACCAGGAATCAATTCTCTGTATAAAATCACTGATAAATTATATGAACTAAAGGAACAGTTAGAGCGTCATTTGTGCAGCGTTACTGACGATCTCTTTAATATAGACAACAAGTTGATGCTCTTCGACTTAACCAACTTCTATTTCGAGGGTAGCAAGCGTAATAGCGATAAAGCCAAGTTCGGTCGTTCAAAAGAAAAGCGCTCTGATTGTAAGCTACTTGTACTTGCATTATGTATCAATAAAGAAGGTTTTATACGTTATTCTTCTATCTTGGAGGGTAATACAGCAGATTCCAAGTCTCTACCCAATATGATTGATACGCTGGCAAAGAGGAATCCATCAAGAACCAAAGATACGCTTGTTGTCATGGATGCAGGTGTTGCCACAGAAGAGAACTTGGAGTTAATAAAGAAAAAGGGTTACAATTATCTCTGCGTATCCCGTACGCAAATGAAGGACTATACGCTCAGTGATGATAACAAGAGTGTTACGGTAATGGATGCCCGTCGGCAGAAGATAACGCTGAAAGAGGTTAAGACAGAGGATGATAAGGATTATTATCTCGAAATAACATCTCCTTCGAAAGCTATGACAGAGTCGTCCATGAACAGGGTTTGGAGAGAGCGTTTTGAGATGGAACTGCAGAGGATAAACGAAGGAATCTCCAAGAAAGGTGGAACAAAAACCTATGAAAAGGTTGTTGAACGTACAGGACGTGCCATACAGAAGTACCCTTCTATAGCGAAGTTCTACCAGATAAGCTACATAAAAAATGAGAAGAAGCCCAAGCAGATGCTGCGTGTAGACTGGGAGATAAAAGACCTCTCGGCAATGGAATCTGGTCATGGAGTCTATTTCCTCCGCAGCAATGTCAGGACACTTTCTGAACGTGTAACATGGGAATACTACAATCTCATTCGTGAGATAGAATGTACGAACAGACAACTAAAGAATGATCTCAACCTCCGTCCTATCTATCATCAGAAAGATGAGCGAAGCGACGCACACCTTTTCTTCGGTTTACTAGCCTACTGGGTGGTAAACACTATCCGTTGTCAATTAAAACGAGAAGGAGAATCCTGTTACTGGACTGAGATTGTACGACGTATGAGCATCCAAAAGCTCGTCACCACAAAAGGGAAGAATCCATTAGGTGAAACCATCGAGATGCGCCAGTGCAGTAGTCCTTCGAAGCAAGCAAAACAGATATACGATAAGTTGAACTTAAAACACTCACCATTCAAAAAGAATAAAATTTGTAGGACACAGAGCCCATAA
- a CDS encoding fimbrillin family protein produces MGTMSLGLRENEVMDKGKVVKGHQNGTVKNFRFFDYSWNKLKNIKEEGVNIWADFILKKQYTLMSVNILFNNHPLKKIKRVTLYNIYTNAKLNLSTGEMTYGDKDSLSMTADTPLDEFYLLVFPDMHFTPKFVIETEDGKKYYSEIKNPLKYERVKFYTEILLSGKNKLKVLYLFIHRCCSRFTYLGAWFLVLNCKHYKMRLF; encoded by the coding sequence ATGGGTACAATGAGTTTGGGACTGAGAGAGAATGAAGTAATGGATAAGGGTAAAGTTGTAAAGGGTCATCAAAATGGTACCGTTAAGAATTTTAGATTCTTCGATTACTCTTGGAATAAACTAAAGAATATCAAGGAAGAGGGTGTTAATATCTGGGCAGATTTTATACTGAAGAAGCAGTATACACTCATGTCGGTGAATATACTATTTAATAATCACCCTTTGAAGAAAATAAAGCGTGTGACGCTTTATAACATCTACACCAATGCAAAACTTAATTTGAGCACAGGTGAGATGACTTATGGTGATAAAGATAGTTTAAGTATGACCGCTGATACGCCATTGGATGAGTTTTATTTATTGGTTTTCCCAGATATGCATTTCACACCAAAGTTTGTTATTGAGACAGAAGATGGTAAGAAGTATTATTCTGAGATAAAGAATCCTTTGAAATATGAGCGTGTAAAGTTCTATACAGAAATATTGCTGTCCGGTAAAAATAAACTGAAAGTTCTGTATCTCTTTATTCATCGGTGTTGCAGCCGTTTTACTTATCTAGGGGCTTGGTTCTTAGTTTTAAACTGTAAGCATTATAAAATGCGCTTATTTTGA
- a CDS encoding DUF4876 domain-containing protein, with amino-acid sequence MMKKKITAYLLFSLMLLGMNSCTRNEMPVKQSTSKTKLDHLIIKEVFYVGHYWYRDVRAWGMKNLNQMYNDDQYIAIFNPTDEVKYLDGLALCVNAIEPSKAIQFAPKDDFVNRYYGASGISYFPGKGNDYPVKPGQTIIVAKYAIDHKAKFEAELEGEDLSMYGGLNAFLDLSKADFEWTNSNYDPGQKNNPNVPDMNAILTSTDAKGNIGPAYEFSHISESNGIALIKLPWTPEEFKKNYAETKDSKGYLHYITVTSSAFGDFYAIEVPFECVIDCITICPRRMFQMRPSKLDRGYNAVTDVSFSSLKQSDYPISSGLALVRKWDGKKYVDDNNTTADFEVKVTSLSRRDEKGNAIK; translated from the coding sequence ATGATGAAAAAGAAGATAACTGCGTACCTGCTTTTTAGCCTTATGCTTTTAGGGATGAACAGCTGTACGCGTAATGAAATGCCTGTGAAGCAATCCACTTCTAAGACAAAGTTAGACCACTTGATTATCAAGGAGGTGTTCTATGTTGGTCATTATTGGTATCGTGATGTACGTGCTTGGGGTATGAAGAATTTGAACCAGATGTACAATGACGACCAATATATCGCCATCTTTAACCCTACGGACGAGGTGAAATATCTTGACGGATTGGCGCTGTGTGTCAATGCCATTGAACCGAGCAAAGCTATCCAGTTCGCACCGAAAGACGATTTCGTCAATCGTTATTATGGTGCATCGGGTATCTCTTACTTCCCCGGTAAGGGCAATGACTACCCTGTGAAGCCAGGTCAGACTATCATTGTTGCAAAGTATGCCATCGACCACAAGGCTAAATTTGAGGCTGAGTTAGAGGGCGAGGACCTGAGTATGTATGGCGGATTGAATGCCTTTTTGGACCTAAGTAAGGCTGATTTCGAATGGACAAACAGCAACTACGACCCCGGACAGAAGAATAATCCGAACGTTCCAGACATGAATGCAATCCTCACATCTACCGATGCTAAGGGCAATATTGGTCCTGCTTACGAATTCTCTCACATCTCTGAGAGCAACGGTATTGCCTTGATAAAACTGCCATGGACACCAGAGGAATTCAAGAAGAACTATGCCGAGACAAAGGATAGTAAGGGTTATCTGCATTACATCACCGTGACCAGTAGTGCCTTCGGTGACTTCTATGCCATCGAAGTACCTTTTGAGTGCGTCATCGACTGCATTACCATCTGTCCTCGCCGTATGTTCCAGATGCGTCCAAGCAAGTTAGACAGAGGCTACAATGCCGTTACCGACGTCTCTTTCTCCAGCCTAAAACAAAGCGATTACCCCATATCTTCTGGCCTTGCACTGGTAAGAAAGTGGGATGGTAAGAAATACGTGGATGACAACAACACAACCGCAGACTTTGAAGTAAAAGTCACTTCACTATCAAGAAGGGATGAAAAGGGAAACGCTATAAAGTAA